The DNA segment AGACCCTCTAGCACAATGTAGTAATGAAATTAAACATTCATTAATAGGAAATGTGCTAGAAGCCTCAGAATTTCATAGAAAACACATTTAACATCAAGGATTTGAAGGAAGATCTTTCTAACATTTGGCAAAGATCCAAAGAAATTATAAGGCTATGTCCTACTTGTTCTTTGTATAATAAAACTCTATAACCTGTGGGAAGTAACcaaaaggcacccaaagaaatggaaGTTGGCAAATGGATATGTTTCATCTTGCAGAGTTTGGAAAATTAAAGTATATGCACCACACCTTGCAGGGATTTGGCGCTGGGGTGTTCTTCACAGCATCTCTTGCCTGGCTAGGTATGTGCTTTcaggcaaggagagagagaacagctttTGCTGCCCCCAGCTGCTGGTCCTTCTCCTTTGCACCACTGCTGCTTGGGTTGCTCAGGCTGGGCTGGGCCAGCAAGGGGCTGCCTAGCTTGTTCAggatgcaggggagcttctggcagcaaTCACttgagagcagatctcttccccaaacaGTGGTGTTACTGcacttatgacagaagctctcagatgacggaataattcctgcacacctttaattctaaacACGACCCTTAGTACAGttgtttttggatgggtcagacctcatctacatattcaggggcatggtcttgtctctacctctgatctgtcttgagtctacttgtcctgtggtcatgtccttaCCTGAGGGGCTTGGGACATTGCTctatgtgactggtctgtctcaaacctcactgtgagggtttgtgtgtgtgtgtgtgtatgtgtgtgtggggctgCAGCTAGTAAGGCCCTGATCTGGGAGCCTGGGAATGTACCTGCCATCTCTTTTAGGGTCCCTGGGGATTCGACCTATCTCAACCACGAATCAGGGTACCTTTTACTACCCGCCACCCCACAACATCACAAATACATATTCAGGATTACAATGGACGACTGCCTTATGTCCTGAAGAAGATGATTCTCTAATTACACTTTTATTAGAAGTTATTGGGATTCCTGTACAAATTAAAACTGACAATGCTCTAGCATGTGCCTctagaaaaatgaaacttttttGCATATTACAACATAAAACAtattacaggtataccacacaatcatAGGACAAGCAATTATAGAAAAATCAAATCTTACTTTAAAAGATATGCTTAATAAACAGaaaggggtagggggagggataAGAAAAAGATCTTAGAGATAGACTACACAGTGCTTTATTAacactacatttttaaaatgtgaatgagAAAGCAACAACAGGTCCAGAGAGTTTGGATAGTAGAAAGAAAACCTGTTGAATTAAATCAGCctgtatattttaaagatgtattgcccggggttggggatttagctcaggggtagagtgtTTACCTatcaagtgcaaagccctgggttcgctcctcagctctggaaaaaaaaaagatgtattgaCCTCAGAATGGAAACCGGGATATATGTGATGTTGGGGAAGAGGTTTTGTCTTTCTttacagaggagaagaaaagccGTGGGTATCCTTAAGATGAATGAAGATTAGATTTGCATAGGAGAGACCTCCTGAGTAAGGAGAGATGACCATCAGCCAGCTTTGTCAGTCAGTCTAAACTGTAACTATAAAGACCAACAAAAGCCTTGAATCATAATTTACCAAAGGCGCTTACCTTACTgtcatgaaatgaaaaaaaaatggtttttccTAAATCACATCTCAATTTCATGTTGGAATGTTAGAGTTTTCTTCTTAATAAAAAGGATATTCTTCTTGTTTCGGTGTTAAAGACACAGTTAAAAGacttaaaatgttttaagtaaaATCGAAGTGTTCATATAGTTCAGActtgttttctaaatttttagGAGGTTGAGTGATTTGGAGGTAAGATAATATTTGAGTTGGGTGGTGGTTTCCCATGATGTAATCtcaccagaaacacacacattgctataaattagttttttttaattatagaatTATTGTGAataaggtggtggtggtgcatgcctttaatcccaccacttaggGACAAAACTCAGATACAGCACCTAACTGGTATGTTTGCACACTAGAGAAATCACATACCGCATTTACAGATTACTATGAAAACTGTCTACAAGGTTTTTAGAAAGGCATCTCATTTCCACTGGGGACCAAAAGAGCAGCGTTTGCTATTGCCGATAAGCTCATGTCCATGCCTGCAACCCTAGTCAATACTGAGCCAAATGATGCCCTAATTATGGATATCATATTCATTGGTATATTGGCAATGGCGGAGCAAAAGGATTCCACCAATTGCTTTTGGCATCTATTGCAAATGCTTTATACATGCAGAGAATAAATATTTCTGCCTTTTAGAAACAAGTCTGGAcattttaggaaacatggagagcCTTATATTCCGTCATTGCCAACTCCCTATAGTCATAAGCAAGCTCTTTACAGTGATGGATTATATCCATTTGAAGGTAGAGTCCTTTGCATGCTTGGCCACAGAAGGAAATGTATTGTGGAATCCTATGCTCCCAGCATAGCTATAgtcattttgttccatgcctggcTGAAGTGGAGATTTCTGGTTTGTTTaaaaactcagttgtgtcatgagATGTTTTTAtggaagttgtcttctgagagggcatgtgatattttgtggaaaacagacacttgagagggtggGTGAAGTTTAGAAAGAATAACAATAGAACAACTTAGACAGCAAGAGGATGCCCTTGCATTGCAATGCTTTTCTGGTCTTCCCTTCATAGAGAGAAGTGTGGTAAGGAACTTCTTGAGGTATTCTGGCTGATTCTGGCCACTTCTGCTGACTCATGATGATTCACAGGAGCCCTCCTGTTTCTGTTGGATTGTGCTGCTGCTACTGATGCTACTGATtcttgtttggtgtttgctactggactggactgctgcTGTCCTGACAACAAAGAGTGGAATCATctcaaggaactacttctaaaagGTCCACAACCCCCTTTTTCTATTAACCTTCCTACCCTTTGTTGGTAGgtaataaccctattacaaatcAAAGCCTATACCTACCAGTCATTTCATAGTTTTACTAACAGAAAAATAGCTTGACTCAGAGTGGAGTCAGCCTGAGGTTTTTAATCTCAAGAAGTTTCACCACCATAATCTCCACTTAGGACCATTCAGAAGAAAGGTCCGTAAGAACCATTCTGTCTAGGTGGGCAAAATAGCTTGAGtcagagccaaccattggataGTGCTTCCTGCACCTATACATGAGCTCATTTTGGCTTTTGCCATATAAAGTGGCCCTGAGAAACATTTAGGGTCACACTCAGCTTCCTAGTCTGGGTTATGGCCTTGATCGATCAGTCTTAGGGTGCACTTGCATTCAATAAACCAACCCTGTTTAAGTGAGTTTAATGTCTGAGTCATTGGTGTGGTGATTCCCAGACCTCAACAGTATTACAGTGGAGTGGGTACCTATCTGAATCTCTTGTTGACAGGGGTTGGTAGCAAAGAGCTCTGTGCTGTTTCACAcaggggaaatggctcagttgccTATAATCCCCATCACTAAACCACCCACTCTTCTCCCCAAAAAGGCAGTCATTGAACTGTGGGGACCATCGGAATGGTCACAATATTTCACTAATGCACTGTTTACTGATGGCTCATCAATCACTGATAGAACCAAAACTAATGGAAAGTGATATTAGATCCCTATAGACCAGGGGGTGGAAAGGCCAATAGTGAGGAAGGAACCACAAAATTAACAGAAGACTATTTTCTGTAAGACAGACAACTAGGAAagcaaaagggaaaggaagaggactCTTCTTGGGCCTCTGCTGCCCCCATGTGTCTCTTTGCTTTCCTAGTAGGTGAGTCTACTCTGAGTCACTGAATTACAATACAGTCCTTCACTATGGCCCTTGAATGATCTTGCCCTAGGTAAAGTGCTGTGAACATTCTTCCTCGTCCATGGAGCAACATCACTCCATTTCCCATGTTAGTTAGTGACACATCTGACTAGGTGCAGATTACCACACTGGAGTTAGTCTCAAGGGCTAGCCTTCGTCAACTCAGTCATTCCACCGTCAATGGCTCCTGCTGGCCCTTCTAAAGCATTCCAGTTCCTGTCTCCTTCACAGCTGCCACTTCCCACCTGACACCAGCATTTGTCATTGTTACTGTGCATGGGTGGCAATGCTCCCTAACTGGGCTAACCTAATTTAGTTATGTTATGCATGTCAGCACTTCTGGAATTCCTTGTTTGACTCTTCTGTCATTGCATAGGCTGTCCCCTACCCCAGGCTACTGACAGTGACTCTATATTTGTaagaatgaaaattttattttgaaagactTACATTAGAAACCCCACCTCCTTCACCACCCAGTGCTGTAAAGTATAATGTAGAGTTGGGCAGGGGTACCTGGCAGATCCATGCCAAGGTGCTACCCCCGAGAAATCATGCCACGTGACAATCCAGGTATAAGGGAGGTTTATTTGGGGAAGGGCATGTTGTGAGGACCTTgagaaggggtagaggcagacagaagcAGAATTATAAGGTCAGTGAAGGGGGATCACAGGAGGGGAGAAAGATGGACTGAAAGAGAGAGGCCAGCTGGGAACACATGGgatgaaagggagaaggaggaggattgGAGGGGTAGAGGGAgatagagatggagacagagacagagacagagacggagaacTGGGGTTGAAAGCAGTCCATTTTATATGCTACCTCTACTGGGTGTGTAACATACACTTGGCAGCAGATAATGATGTAGGTAATGACATAAGTCGCTGGTAGGTtccctgggaggagcctagcGGTACTGCTTATAAGCTAACACCCAGTCCTGCTTTCCTTCTGGTCCCCCATAACTCCCTCATGTCCAGTCTCATTGGCCACCAAGTGTTCCCTCAACATTGTAAGCAGACACCAGCGTCAAGGCCTTGACCGGTCAATGTTACACTGCACAGAGGGCTTTCCCAGACATATCCCTCCTTTCTCACTCATCTTCTCCAGTCCTTACTGAACACTCCCCTCACACCATAGTTACAGTCGACTTTTTTCTTCCACTCTGAATCTCTTTTCTGCCTCGTGTGGCCCAGCAAGCAACACCAGTGTCTGGTGTGCTCTGTCTGTGTAATTTTGCTGATCTCAGGTCCTCATTAGGACTTAGGTTTCCTGATGATGCTTTTGCATACCGTGTGGATCCCAGGCTGCTTAACAAAGTGACTGTTATGTTCTCAGCAAATATCCTTTGGCTGAGCAGCATTCATATTGTCCAAAACTACCCTGTGAAAATTTTTATCTTGGCTCCCATGTTTCAACTCTGTCTGCTCGGTGTTTAGgcagcagttttgttttgtttcctttggatGAGAGAGCAGCAAAAAGTCACTTTGTCCCCACACTGTTCTTTGGAGGAAATATATTCTGTGTCCCATATCAGCACTTTTTTTTGATCCCCATTTTCACCCGTCTTTGTTTGTGCAGTGCCTTCCTACTGCACAGGATTCTTCAACTCAGGAACCCAGAGATGGTCTCACAAATAGAAAGTAGGAAGGTAAAGGAAACATCAATAAGACAttaagaggggctggagagatggctcaatggtttagAGCAATGGGTGTatagttcctgagttcaattcccagcagccacatggtggctcaaagccatctgtaatgggatctgatacccccttctggtgtatctgaggacggTGATGCCCCTTCTGGTGTATTTGAGGACAGCTAGTGTACTCTTatgcatgaaataaatgaataaatatctaAAAAATACCAAGGAAAGACAAGGGGAGAATTAGGTCAAAGTGGAGGGCCCCAAGAATGAATTGGAGagaagactgctcttccagaggtcccagtcaccacatagtggctcacaaccatctgtaatgggatccaatgccctcttctgatgtgtctgaaagacagcaacagtgtactcacatacataaattaaatatttccCCCTTCCTCCAACAACAGTAGGACagacaataggaggaaaaggataTGCTGGTTCACAAAGAGAATCTCATTTTCCTTTGGTTGGGTGTCCTGAAGAAAACTTAACTCAGCACGGATACCCGATAGAGGGAGTTCTAGCATTAAAATAACCATTTTCCTCTCCCCCCTGCTTGCTCTTACTAGGTGAGAGGGACAGGAAATAACTGCTCCTTCTGACCTGAGTTCCCTCCTTAGTCTCCACCAACccagagagagaaaatagaaacACGCTGCTTCCATAGTCACAAATATTTGGAATTGATCCTATACCTTGTGACCTACTTCTATCTGGTAGGGAAGTGTGCTTCATAGGTGTGCACAGGGCCAGAGTGTACACCCGTTGTGTCTGCCTTCCCTCAAAGGTTATAGTGCACAGGACCAGGGCCTACATCCTTTGTGCCCTACATCCCTCTCTAGTCCTCTCCTTTGTGTTTCACCCCAAAAGTGTCCCAGACTTTACAATAAACTTTATTgtcaaagttttaatttttttgacatGTGCCACCCATGTAAGCCCATCTTCTCACTGGCCAATCCTGTCTGAGAAGACTAATCTTTTACCCCATGACCTCCACTTCCCAAGAACAGAGATTCCTCCAGGCTTTGAGGAGGGCAGGGCTATGGGACAAATGTGAATGTGACAGATTAAACATCTGCTCTCATGGAATTTCCTGTTTAGTTTTAGTGGAGCACAGCAAATATACAGTATTTgcctgtattaaaaggtcacaacaaaatccactttttttttacaatgaatatatgctaagaaaaacaaaataagtgacacaataattttataactaatattaatgtcCCTGATTGCCAATGTAAAAAATTATGAGGAAATAatggagaggaaaaaaatctgagCACAGGAAAATGGAAGAGTCAGGAACCACAGGCATTGATATACTTGGTCCATTTTGTACACACTTAACATGCTTTTAGGGATGGGGAGATCGCTCAGCAGTGAAGGGCACTGGTTACCCTTCTGGAGCACCTGGGCTCAGTTGCCAGCATCTGCATGGAAGTCTTTTATTCTCCTCTCCCACATTACGTCCTTTccaccatttccccttcctttccttctcccagtacctgccctcacctcccCTTTCCTGAAAATcaactcctcctctgtttctcctcaaaaacaaaatacacagaaacaacaacacaacaacacaagTCCCCCCAACCCCAGAGATATCCATCAAATATGACCCCAAAAGATGCAATAAGACTGGACACAAACGTGGTATCATGGCTGGACATGGCAACCCAGCAGGAGGAAAAGGCTCCCAACAGCAGGAGAGAGTCAGAGACTCTTTTACTCACACTGTTGTGTGTCCTAAAGAACAGCAAGCTACAAACCATAAgctgtatgcagaggacctagctcagacgTGTTCACGGTCCAGGTTTGTCACTTCCATTTCTGTGAGCCCTGCTTAATTGATTGTTCAGTTTGAGTTCTTATAGGGACCATGACCTTTCTGGCATCTACAATTCTTCCTCCTCAACTTCTACAgtgttacaggatatttgatccCCCTGTGAATTTAATCCCTCTGGCATatagacatgcctttaatcccaaacaatgaaggtaaagtcagtttgcagaaggaagcagccatgtttgaaagtcatGTCTTATTGAGAAGCAGACAAGGTAAtggatcagagaaagatttgacagaataggatatgcccaaatctcatgaggaaagagaggagggagaaactacagaagagaggagagagggaggggaggcagttttaccagtaGAGATTTACAGAGTCACGTGGAAGAGAGAACAGGTTAGATACAAGTAAAGACAGAACTGAAGAGCCCAGAGTAATTCCACACATTGGTCTGCTGCCCCATCTTACTGCCCTCAAGTATATTCTTTTCAGCTGCAGTAAAACCACCTGACCTGCCTTAGCCCCACAAACATTGAGATAAGATGGCTGCCGTAGAATAGCCCAGGGCCTGTACAAACATCCTGCTATCCTCTACACCCTAGGCCTAAGAACTGACCCTCGATTTATGGATTCATTCTGTATTATCCCCTGAATATCTACTCATGGGTTTATGCTTCAGACTGCCCCAAGCTTCAAGGTCCTCATTGTCAGGTCCCCAGCCTGATCTTGACCCTGCTTTATTAAGTGTTTCCCTGAGTTGAGTAGGTGgtcctttctttattattttcatacCCATGtgcagaatgagccagagaatgaggaacAATTAGactagaacagattgccagagttagtgtGAATCAAGCAGAGCAATTGAAGGGGTATGTATGGGGGAGCAGATTGAATTGGTCAACAAGGAGTGACGTTTGAGCCAGATAACTGAATTGAAACCATCCAGCCCGgggtcagaaagaacaagaagggtgagcttattcagcagaaAGTCTCAGAAGCCAACAACATTCTAgccctagataagattgtatggaggctagaagtttccaggactaggcctaggttagcagatggagacagtaagcctcagagatggCAATTAATGCAGGAGAATAAATGACACTTTTACACTGAAGGGTCCCCAGGCTCCACCTAGTGGGTGGCAGTGGTCTCTGCAACTGCTCCCATAAGCCGCTGCTTGATGCCTCTCTGATGATAGCTGGGCCCAACGTATGTATGAGTATGCAGAATATTGTTAGAAATTATTTCATTGACCTCTCCACCACACACCCCAGTTGTCTTTCGTTCTATCCTCTGGGCTGTCCTGCCTGTGGTTCCTGGCCATCAAGGTAGTGTCAGAAGTAGGCTCCCTCTTGAGGCATGgtccagtcattggttggccactcctacCACCATCATTGCATTAGCATGTCTTGCAGGCAGGAGAGATTGTAGCCAACACCTTTATTATATGCAgacctacatgcaggcaaaatacccaagcACATAAAAAGGCAATAATATATTTTCGTCCAGAAAATAACCTGGACTTAGAATTTCCCATAGGTCAGTTGCCTAGCACCTATCGtgcaaactctgtgtgtgtgtgtgtgtgtgtgtgtgtgtgtgtgtgtgtgtgtgtgtgtgtgtgtgtgtgtcttgtgttctACTAAGGCAAAGCTAGACATTTTATGACAGCAAGGAATGCATCTCTCCACCGTTGCCACTTCCTGTtggtctccattttctttccAAGTAGCATCCCTCAaccgtatttttttttaatctgcagTTTTGCAGATAGAAAAATAATGATGTCTACTTTTCTGCATCTGTTCTACTTTATCAGGCTTTCTTCTATAAGATAAATTTTCCAGTTAATTGAAGTATATGCCTAGACAAAAGGAAAGTCTCTTGTGATCCCTAATTCCCCAGATGTCTGGAGGAGTGGTGGTTAGTAGCTGATCAATAGATATCTGTCAACTGAAAACCTGATTTTGAATTAAGTGTATCAGCTCATGGTAACCCTCTGTATAGCTTTTCCAGACCCTGGGTTTAAGACTCATGGTAGATCTTTGTGCAGCATGTCCAGGTGCTGGGTTTGCTGCAAACAGAATAACAGCAAACTGGCTTTTGTCTGGGCAATGCAGTGGATACATAGTCTATGCCCTAAAGGAGCAGACAAAGAAGAAACACCCCAAATCACCCTGACTTAGGCAAAagttagaaaaacattttaatgctgtgtttttaaaagtatttgtttatttttagattgAAACAAGTATCTAAGGCTGTGCTGAATTTCTAACCCTTCTGCTTCCACAACACatgtgctgggactataggcatgtACTTATATTACCCAGGGCTTTTGGTATATCAGGCAGGTCCTTCATCAACTAAACTATGCTCTCAGCCCAActgaactgttttatttatttatttttgagcagGGGTCTTATGCATGctagtctggctttgaacttgttgTGTAAGTGAAGGTGATACTAAGTTTTTGAGCACTCCACCTCCACTTCATGACTACCACATTATTAGATtttgccaccaaacccagtttaTAGCagaacatttttcaaaattttatttaccAATAGAGTCTcaataattcctaaaatctagCAACTATCTTCCCAAGAATTATCTAGGAATATAAATTTGCACCCTCACAGACAGGTATCCAAAACTTGTAGAGCAAATTCATGTCTTCTTGGAAGAGGAATGATTTAATTCAACAGGTTCAGTGCTTATGGATGAATAGTTCTGGCTGGTACATATGTATGGTTTGACACATGTAAAATACAAGGGAGATGTAATGTGCATGAATTTAAACAGTAACACTTTCTAGAAGAAGAGAATCTGGTCAGATTAAAATTTGGGCAAGGCAGATGGTTAGGGTAAGAACAAAAGAGGAACCAGAAAGGTATTTAGTACTATAAACACTGAAATCAGTTGGCTGTCTTGGCAATACCAAAGAGGCATCAGCAAGAGACCAGTATGCTCACACAATGGAAATTCTGGCTGCTACAAGGACACACAGCTTCTACTTACAAAAATCCTTGGAGATTTCCTTTGGCAATTAGGGCTGCCAGGGAAGGAAGCCTTCCTGCAAAGTTCTTTGAAATAAAGAATGTTCAGTATAAAATGCTTGTTTTGAGAATTTATCTCAGCAGGCCAATAGCATGTCCCCAAAGCAGCACTggtttttgtctctgtttttgtctctctcttctctgtctctctccatctctgtttgtcggtctccatctgtttctctccttgtctccctggTGATAGGGTTGAATTTATCATCCCACACATGCTAAGCAGACATTCTACCAATGAGTTCCATCTCACCCATCCCAGTTCTTAAAAATCCTACTTACTAATGCCATTCTTCTCCATGACCAGAGTCTGAGACTGACCAAGCACCTTCCTGGGGCTTAGCAAAACTTCCAGCACTTGGTTagaaccccctcccccactttgttCTCTGCTTTCAAAGAGAGAACTGGAGTTTTCAGGGAAAGATGATTTTATTACAAATGAGGGCAAACAACTGATGCCCAACACAAAGAGTGTTAGTCCTATTTATACTCAGAGTGTAAATGGCATTGAATAAAAGTTCAAATTTTGCTGATGTCTTCAACTTGAAGGGAAAGCATGCTAGTCTACACAGTCAAAGTGTGAGCAGGAGACCTGCCGCTGCCCGGATGACTAGAGTCAGGTTAAGCATCAGGTTGAGATTCAGCctcaagcaaagaaaaaaatgacaagaaCAATTGAAACAGAAGTGATGAACAGTCGCATACTGTGTGTATCCATTATTCCATGTGCATCTTCTaggtcccacaacagaagaaggaaaggagccaGTCTTTATCCTGTTTCTCCTGAGTAGCCAATATTCCATTTTTACTCCCTGAAGCAACCTTAAAAATGTTTCACAGTATAAAGATGAGAAGTGTCTAACAAGAATTCTAGAGCCTTGCTTTCTGCCACATGGAAGATTTTTCATTCATGCCACCAATGGGAGGCTGTATTGTATACGTAACAGAACAGCAGAAGCTTTATAAACAAATAAAGTGCATTGCCAGTATGTAAATTAGAGAAAAATGATCATGTGTGTCTCAGCGCCTGGACCTTAAGAGACTCTGTGAACATCAGTGAGAAGGGTTACGTCTTCTGGTAAAGGAAACACTAAGTGATGAACGACACAATCTCAATGCTCCGATCCTGCAGTGCTTGGGTCGTCAGAGGTTTTCCTCCCTCCATAATGTACTCAGAAAAAAAGTCTGCAAAAGACTGAGGGGAAAACTCATGGATCACAAGAGATACAGTTAGTACTGGCTTAGGGTTCATAAAGTCCTGCCCCAGAATGCAGGTGTGACGCACCTCACGGTTAATGATTAAACTGTGTGATTACACACAGACAAGGAGTTATTTACTGGTCATAACACAGCTACAATGAGACAGAGTCCAACTCCAGAGCTCAGTGCTGGTTGCCAATCCTGCAGCAGTCCAGCCCTTTCTGCAGTGCTCCTATCACATCACGATTCCTCAAACTATAAATGAGGGGGTTGAGCATAGGAGTAAGGACTGTGTAAAAGATAGACACCATCTTGTCCTGACTTGGAGTCCGGTATTGTCTTGGCCTCAAGTAGATGAACATGGCTGCTCCATAGAAGAAGGAGACAGCTGTGAGGTGGGAGGAACAGGTGGCCAGAGCCTTTTTCTGGGATTTAGCAGAGTGCATACGGAGAACGGTTCCTAGGATGCGAGTATAGGAGGCTACAATGATGGAGAAGGGAAACAGCAGCATCAAGACACAGCAGACAAACCCTACCTTCTCAAATAGGGATGTGTCCACACAGGCCAGTTTCAGCAAGGAGAGCATCTCACAGAAGAAGTGGTCCACCTCCCTCAAGCTACAATAGGGGAAggtcattaccaccaccatctgCACCAGGCCATCTACTGTCCCAAAGGCCCAAGAGCTCCCAATGATCTGAAGACAGACCTTCTGATTCATGAGGACAGGGTAGTGGAGTGgatggctaatagccacatagCGATCATAAGCCATGAGTCCCAGCAAGAGCCCCTCAGACCCTacaagagagacaaagaggccAATTTGTATGCCACAACCCACAAAGGAGATGGACTTCTTGCCAGACAGGAAGTTGAATGCCATCTTTGGCACATTGGTACAGACCAGCATGAGGTCCATGAGGGAGAGCTgactgaggaagaagtacatgggggtgtgaaGACGGGGATCAGTGtagatgaggaggatgaggaggacatTCCCACAGAGTGCCACTGTGAAGACTAGCATGaccacagagaaaagaagaagatcTGTTGGGCTGTAGGAAAAAATGCCCAAGAGGATAAAGTCATCTGTGAATGATTGGTTCAACCACATGATCACCTGCTGTACTGGTCCATCTGAAACATAGTCAAAGACATATTAATTGACTCCCCTCTCCCTTGAGTCTCATTCTACATTTCAACTcgcatttgaaatgaaaaataaatacaactaCATTTCTTTCTGGTGTTATGACTGTAACTCACTAAGCTGTAGCTTTATCCCATATCCTGTTAAGTGCTATCTCATACATCCTCTcctttcattaaagaaaaaaaaaaggaaaaaaaaaggggggcgaggaagagagaggaagagactgagtagaggggagggaggggaagctgtgattTGGTTgttaggtaaataaataaataaatgaatgaatgaatgaatgaataaacaaataaataaataaaaaacaaagaaaaactcagCAAGAAGCCCTTGATAGAGAAAGAGGGTATGCtaataaatgaatagaaaagGAGTAATGAAAAATGTACTGGTAACAGAGATTTTATAAAAAGAGACAATGtccgtgtgtatgtgggtgcatgtgttgGGGCAGGAAAGTGTCCAGCACTCACCTTTTGTCAAGTTTCCTGCAGGAAAATGACACAGAAATTTAACACAGATGCCCAGTGGAGCAACTTCTACCAAAATAACTTAATTGTCCTTTTCCTGTGCACTCGCATACTAGGTGAAAGAGGACATATCTGATCTCCTTCCCCAGCTGCACCAATCTTTTAGATGGGCTGTGGGTGTTTATACCACCCTGGGGACTCTCTTTCAGTGAGTCTCAGATAAACAGCATCTTCTCATGAGGAGAAAGTTGACCAAATAATAAATACTTGACGTAATAGAGGTGACAGTTCCACAATCTGATCATTACATATTGTGTATGTTAAATAATATACTCCATCCCAATATGTATAATTA comes from the Rattus norvegicus strain BN/NHsdMcwi chromosome 10, GRCr8, whole genome shotgun sequence genome and includes:
- the Or2v2 gene encoding olfactory receptor Olr1384 produces the protein MWLNQSFTDDFILLGIFSYSPTDLLLFSVVMLVFTVALCGNVLLILLIYTDPRLHTPMYFFLSQLSLMDLMLVCTNVPKMAFNFLSGKKSISFVGCGIQIGLFVSLVGSEGLLLGLMAYDRYVAISHPLHYPVLMNQKVCLQIIGSSWAFGTVDGLVQMVVVMTFPYCSLREVDHFFCEMLSLLKLACVDTSLFEKVGFVCCVLMLLFPFSIIVASYTRILGTVLRMHSAKSQKKALATCSSHLTAVSFFYGAAMFIYLRPRQYRTPSQDKMVSIFYTVLTPMLNPLIYSLRNRDVIGALQKGLDCCRIGNQH